TCTTTTGGATTCCCCACAAGCGACCGAAGAGTTCGTACATTTCACCGATGCAGTCACGACGAACAAGACGGAGTTTTTTCGGGAATCTGCCCACTTCGATTACCTGACCGAAAACTGTTTGCCCGAACTGGACCGAAACAGAAACATCCCATGGCATTTTAAGCTGTGGTGCGCAGGCTGCTCATCAGGAGAGGAACCCTACTCCTTATCGATGGTGCTGAACGAATACGCTAGTTTCAGGCCCGGGTTCGATCATTCGATCCTTGGCACGGATATTTCCAGTCAGGTCCTAGAGAACTCGAAACGAGCGATCTACCATCACGACCGCATCGGACCAATCCCTGAGAATTTCCGAAAGAAATATCTACTACGCGGCAAGGATACATCCTTAGGTCTTTTTCGGATCGCCCCAAATGCGAGGACCAAGGTCTCGTTCAGTAGCCTAAACTTCATGAGAGACAGCTATCCGATCAGGGAAACGTTCGACATTGTCTTTTTCAGAAACGTCCTGATCTACTTCGACCGTCCCACGCAAGAGGCCGTAGTGAACAAAATTTGCGAGCACTTAAGGCCAGGCGGATATTTGTTCATCAGCCATTCCGAATCGCTCAACGGCCTAGACGTACCGCTTAACCTAGTCGGTTCATCTGTATTCAAAAAATGGTAAGCGTCCCTTCTTCGAACATGACCTCACCTCGTAAAATTCGCGTCCTCATAGTGGACGACTCCGCATCAGTCCGGCAAATACTGTCGACCATCCTATCCACAGATTCGGAGATCGAAGTGATGGCCACTGCCTCCGATCCCTACATCGCTGTCGAGCGAATCAAGAAGGAAGTCCCCGACGTCATCTTACTAGACATAGAAATGCCTCGCATGGATGGGCTTACCTTTCTGGACCGCATAATGAGCCAGCACCCTATTCCGGTCATCATTTGCTCCAGTCTTACTGACTCTGGCTCTCAATCCGCACTCGCTGCTCTCGAAAAGGGAGCAGTAGAGATCATCTGCAAACCGAAAGTCGGCACCAGGCAGTTTTTCGAGGAGTCATCCATACAGATATGCGATGCAGTCAAATCAGCGAGCCGCGCCGGAACGAAGAGGCGTCCCTCCCTCCCAGCCACAAACGGAATCCGTCCGATCCAGCCCAAGCTCACTGCTGACGCTGTGATCGAAAGAGGCAACTCCAAGGCCATGATCGAAACCACGGAGAAAATCATCGCTGTTGGCGCTTCGACAGGAGGGACCGAAGCGCTCAGGGTCTTCCTGCAATCGTTTCCCGCCGACTGCCCTGGCATCGTTGTCGTCCAGCACATGCCAGAGAAATTTACCGCCAGCTTCGCTGAGCGACTAGACTCCATCTGCTCCATCAACGTCAGGGAGGCAAAGGATGGCGACTCCGTCCTTCGTGGCCAAGCCCTCATAGCCCCCGGAAACAAGCACCTTTTACTAAAGCGAAGCGGAGCTCGCTACTATGTGGAGGTTCGGAACGGTCCACTCGTCAGCAGGCATCGCCCCTCCGTGGACGTGCTTTTCCGTTCCGCAGCTCGTTACGCCGGAAGAAATGCCGTCGGCGTTATCATGACGGGAATGGGCGACGACGGAGCTCGCGGCATGCTTGAGATGCATGAAGCAGGATCCTTCAATCTCGCCCAAGATCAGGCAAGTTGCGTCGTTTTCGGCATGCCCAAAGAGGCCATCGAGCACGGGGGCGTGAATAAAGTGGTCGGACTCGACCAGCTAGCTCGCGAAGTGACTCTCGCCTCCCGGAACTGAACTACCGGGCAAAACTTGTCCAAATAATCATTGGCGTCTCGGATCCCTTTGCCGATCATCGACGCCACTATGAACGAACCGGACACCAAAGGAGTCGATTACCTCAGCAGCGCCCTTTCAAATCAGCTGAATACCCAAACGGAATCCCTCCTTAGACCTCCGTCGTTCGACGAATTCGTCGGCCAATCCAAGACTGTCGAACGCCTCAAGATCATGGCCGGAGCGGCCAAAAAGCGTGGCGAAGCTCTCAACCATATCTTGTTATCCGGCCCTCCTGGCCTGGGGAAGACATCCCTCTCTTTCATCCTCGGAGCGGAGATGGGTCGCAACGTCCGCATCACTTCCGGTCCAGTGGTAGAAAAGGCGGGCGACCTTGCCGGCATGCTTACCAATCTCGAAGAGGGAGATATCCTCTTCATAGACGAAATCCATCGGATTCCCAAAACGGTCGAAGAGTATCTCTACTCAGCGATGGAGGACTACTGTATCGACATCATGATCGACCAGGGCCCCAACGCCCGCTCCGTCAGGCTCAACATCCCACGCTTTACCTTAGTCGGAGCGACCACCCGAAACGGTCTGCTTACTGCCCCGCTGCGCTCGCGCTTCACTCTGCAAACACGACTCGATTACTACGGCCCCGAAGACCTTCTAAAAATAGTTACCCGCACCTGCCATTTGCTCAACGTTCCGGTGGAACGGGACGGCGGACTGGAAATTGCTCGGCGAGCACGCGGCACTCCACGAATCGCCAACAATCTGGTTAATTTCGTTCGCGACTACGCGGAAGAAAAGGGTAACGGCACCATCACCAAAGCGAGCGCTCAAGCTGCTCTCGAATTACTCGAGATCGACGCCCTCGGCCTAGACGAAATGGACAAGCGGATCCTGCGAGTCATGGCCACCACTTACAAGGGGCGGCCCGTCGGACTAGCGACTTTAGCGGTAGCGGTCGGCGAAGAAAGCCACACGCTGGAAGAGGTTCACGAGCCTTTTCTGATTCAAAGCGGACTGGTCCAACGCACCGCCCAAGGCCGAATCATCACCCCCGACGGCCTCGCCGCCATCGGCCTTGAAGCCGCCACCAGCTGAGACTCTGCCCAGCAAAAAGCCCGTTCCCCTGTCTAGGGAAACGGGCTATAAAATGTAATTTTTAAACCGATACGTTACGCGAGAGCTGCCTTGATGCGCGCCATCGCTTCTTCGATCTTTGCCCGGGAGTTGAAGGCGCTGATACGGATGTGACCTTCACCACAAGTCCCGAAGCCGGCCCCTGGGGTACAAACCACGCCTGCTTCATTCAGAAGTAGGTCAAAGAAATCCCAGCTTGGACGCTTCGCGTTGATCCAAATGTAAGGGGAGTCTTCGCCTCCGACACAGTCGAATCCGAGCTCACGCATC
This genomic interval from Pelagicoccus albus contains the following:
- a CDS encoding protein-glutamate methylesterase/protein-glutamine glutaminase, whose translation is MTSPRKIRVLIVDDSASVRQILSTILSTDSEIEVMATASDPYIAVERIKKEVPDVILLDIEMPRMDGLTFLDRIMSQHPIPVIICSSLTDSGSQSALAALEKGAVEIICKPKVGTRQFFEESSIQICDAVKSASRAGTKRRPSLPATNGIRPIQPKLTADAVIERGNSKAMIETTEKIIAVGASTGGTEALRVFLQSFPADCPGIVVVQHMPEKFTASFAERLDSICSINVREAKDGDSVLRGQALIAPGNKHLLLKRSGARYYVEVRNGPLVSRHRPSVDVLFRSAARYAGRNAVGVIMTGMGDDGARGMLEMHEAGSFNLAQDQASCVVFGMPKEAIEHGGVNKVVGLDQLAREVTLASRN
- a CDS encoding CheR family methyltransferase, with the protein product MRLTNATREGLSSSSFQTFAEVIQRELGIKMPSGKVNMLRSRLQRRLRQLGLDSFEEYEELLLDSPQATEEFVHFTDAVTTNKTEFFRESAHFDYLTENCLPELDRNRNIPWHFKLWCAGCSSGEEPYSLSMVLNEYASFRPGFDHSILGTDISSQVLENSKRAIYHHDRIGPIPENFRKKYLLRGKDTSLGLFRIAPNARTKVSFSSLNFMRDSYPIRETFDIVFFRNVLIYFDRPTQEAVVNKICEHLRPGGYLFISHSESLNGLDVPLNLVGSSVFKKW
- the ruvB gene encoding Holliday junction branch migration DNA helicase RuvB, with the translated sequence MNEPDTKGVDYLSSALSNQLNTQTESLLRPPSFDEFVGQSKTVERLKIMAGAAKKRGEALNHILLSGPPGLGKTSLSFILGAEMGRNVRITSGPVVEKAGDLAGMLTNLEEGDILFIDEIHRIPKTVEEYLYSAMEDYCIDIMIDQGPNARSVRLNIPRFTLVGATTRNGLLTAPLRSRFTLQTRLDYYGPEDLLKIVTRTCHLLNVPVERDGGLEIARRARGTPRIANNLVNFVRDYAEEKGNGTITKASAQAALELLEIDALGLDEMDKRILRVMATTYKGRPVGLATLAVAVGEESHTLEEVHEPFLIQSGLVQRTAQGRIITPDGLAAIGLEAATS